Part of the Henckelia pumila isolate YLH828 chromosome 2, ASM3356847v2, whole genome shotgun sequence genome is shown below.
TCGTTATATGCTAAATGTCATCATTGCTTGACTCTTCGATTATTgatcattaatttattttcctgaaaataataaatcatattttcaaaaattattagaaaaaaataaagattacATCGTATATAAATCCCTTGTCAAAGCCATCAACTCGAATAATGCAAATATTAACTCGAGTTTTGAGCTAACATTCTAACAAGGTAAGCCCGTTAAAGAACTACCTGAGAAACTAACAATATCGTGACTAAATTTGGCTTCCAAAAAATATAGTGAGATTATATTCACccgaatgaaaataaaattaagtgtAATGTTATTATTAATTTAGACTACTTGAAAAAATATCACTTGGATAAAAAGAAATAAAGTGAAttacacaaatattttttttcaataacCACAAACCAATCAATCGAATATTGATTAATTCGTAATCAATTGAATTGACACTATTAAAAACAGTCATTTTGCTCAGAAACTAAAACATTCCAAATCTTCTTGGAAATTCTTACCCCAATTGAACCATTTGTATCTATATGCATCAATTAAGATCCCTATTCATGGATCTCTTGGTTCGAAAAATCAAGATAAGATGATCAAACCACCTCTTAGTGTTTTCATTTATGTTTTCATTTATTTAAGATGTAATAAATGAGCTGAAAAAAGGTCGCGTCATTGTTTTATTTAACCAAGAAATAAAGTATCattggaaataaaaaaaatgttttattgGATACAACGTGAGTGTAATTgtactatttgtatatttaaGTAACTTATATGATCAAGATCCAATATCGTATACATCGATATTTATATTGATTATATCGTTTGATTTTACTATTATATCACAGATTTTGTTTTCAATTTATATAAGATTTGACAAATGAAAATTTTGTGTTGAATTTTTTGCGATGTAAAAATTGATATACAAATATTAACATACATGTAATATCACGTTTTCTAATATTATTCATGTTCTTCAGACATTATtcgatatttatatatattttgtctATAAAATTCCTCGTTCATGATTTGTGTTGCACGTGCACTTCTCtagttataaaaaataaaaaaaaatatttttaaataagggtaaaaatgtcaaataaactttaaatttaaattagtatttttatttatccACCTGACCAAATAATACATAAATtatcttattttaattttatcctACAAGATAAATTACTaatcaattcaataaataatCATTCATTTATCATATCAACCATATATACCAAACGGTGCCTAAGATGTCACACCATATCAAGAGATCCGAAGGTTAATATTTAGCAACACCATGCGATCTGAAATAGAAAATCCTTACCAATTCATGGTAAACGAGACCCTACCTATACAGACACTGCCTTCACATGCATCTAACTGTtgatatttatcaataaatgtggggttcattatttttttagtggACCCCGCATGTATTGATATATTATCACCCTTACGGTTTATTTCAACCTACCTTTACAGGCATTACCCTCATGATAGATCTAAGAGCCctcatttatcaatacatgcggggtccactaaaaaataatgaatCCCACATTTATTGTTAAATGTCCACCGTTAGATCTACCTCAAGGCACTGCCTGTATAGGTAGGATCTAACTTACCCTTAGATCTATCATGTGAATAATGTCTGTATAGGTAGTTGAAATGATCCCCAATTCATCTAAAGGAATACAGAATATATGCATTTAAAGAAGTCATAGATTTTGTGGTTTTTTTTCTTCAGCTTATTTGTGCGGTTTTCTACTactaatatttcaaaaataatataattctgCATTCATACTTGCTCCTTATTTATATTCAAGCagcaaacaatttttttttagaaaaaagtgATGATTGGTTCCGAAAGTTTACATTACTAGCTAGTGAAAAAAGATCTCGAATCGAATAAAATCATAATCTTTATTTTGGATGTTAAAGcctaaacataaaaaaaaaaaaaaaaaaattcagtacttgaaGAAGCCAAGCCATCAGAGGGAGGGTGGACTGGAGTACTGCCACAAACGTGGTGCATAAGCCTTTCATATTTTGTTAGAAGATCCTCATTGATTACTTTGGATTCAAATTTGCAATCACAATTGTTGAACATGACAACAATGTCACTGGAACGAACGTTGAATCAATGAAAAGTTCAGAAGTCGAGCAATGTGATAAACATACTGAGCCAAAAAGGTGAGAAATAATCCAGCGCAAGACATAAAAATTTACGAAACGAAATCAGGAAGAACAACCTGTTACGTACAACGAGACAAGGGGGTGAGCACGTTTGAATTGATTAAACCTTTGCTGTGTTATCTTTGTGTTCCATGCCTGCATTATCATCACATATACGATTACTATACTAGACAGGAAAGATTGTAGAAACAGATTAAATGAAAATCTTACCAACCGTTAGGAAGTACATTCGAGCTTTATGAATTGGAAATCATTCGTCTCCAGGAGCAATGCAGAGCTTGAATTGATTTCTTTTGGAAACTTCCGCTCCTTGCTTCAATTTTATGGTCTCCTCAATTTTCCTGGCAGAACATGATGCAGATTTGCTGACACGTTTCAAATCCAATTTCTGGAGACTGTCAGCTAGGCCAATTGGAATTTCGCCAAGCCACTCGCAGTTCCTAAGTACAAGACATCTCAGTCTCGGAAAATGATGACCTGAAGCGACCCAAACAACTAAATCTGTTCGTTCAACATGTAGGAATTCAAGATGACGAAAACCACCATCAGCTGCCTCCCAGCTCCTTCCCACAAATGCATTATCTTTCAATTTGAGTACCTCAAGAGTATCCAGCTTCCCCAACGTCGCCATGTGAGACCAATCCAAAAAAGTGGCGGATAATGTGAGACTTCTCAACTTTTGTGGGAATTTGTATGGCTGTGGGAGTTGGGATAATTTACGTTCAGAGGGTGGAAAAGGAAACGGATCATTCATTAACTTCAATTTATCAAGATTGTCCAACTTTTCCAAACCTTTGACATCAAGAAGCGTGTCTATTTGACCACGAATACCCAATTTCTTTAGGCCACGGACCCTATCAAAAAAATCTTCTGTGCAGCTTTGGGGTGATATTGTACCAAATGTTTGAAGCTTTTCTCCTCCATTAGTTTTTGATGTCTTCAGTAGACTGGTTGATGCATTTATCTTTAGATGTCTCAACTGAATCATCTTCCATATGTCAGCTTTGATATCAAGTGCACGTGAGGTTGTATCAACTATCAAAGTTTGAATGTTCCAAAGCTTGGAAATAGAATCGGGAAGGACTTTGAAATTGCTTGATAGGACAAGATATCGCAAATGAATGAGATTGGTGAGATCACTTGGAAATTTTGTGAATTTAAAAGACTTGCCTTCTAAAACCCTAAGTAATTTAAATGCTACGGGGATTGTGGATATGTTTTCGGGAAGCAATGTGATCTCTTCTTTGGAGAGACACAAAAATGAGCGGACACGTGGACCGGAAGGTTTAGCTGAGATAAAGCTTACGACATTGGAATGTATGCAAAGACGGCGAAAGTTTTTGACTTCAGGAATAGAAGGCTCGAAAGTTGCTCCAGTTGGCATCTTCATTTCTTGAAAGAAGTTTTCCCTGGTATTTCCAGCTTCATTTTTGCAAAAGTCCCGCAGCATGTCATGAATGCGACAAGTTTTAATCTTGCCATCAGGGCTTACTTTATCTACCATCACCAGGTTTCTCTTTATAAGATCTTCTAAATAATCTTGTGCAGTTCCCTCCAAGCTTATCCCAGGTTTTTGTTGTATAAACCCCTCCGCAATCCACATGAGGGTCAATCTTTTAACAGGGATCTCAAAATCTTCAGGGAACATTCCCAAATACAGGAAACAGGGTCTTACGTTGTAAGGCAATTTGTTGTAACTTAATGAGATGATCTTTTTCATACGTTCATCCGGATCTTCATTGAGATACTTACTAACACGTTCGGACACCTTTTCCCATGCATTTTTCCTTGCACTCATATCTCCAGCAAGAGCTTTTTTAACGAGAGTCCCCCCAATAACCACTATAGCAAGCGGCAGAAAGCCACATTGTTTAACGATGAGTTTTCCGAGCACTTCTAACTCTGGAGGGTACTCAGGTTTGCCAAATACCTCTAATCGGAGCAGCAACCAACTTTCATCTGGAGTTAGAGAACGCAGCTTGTGGGGCTCTCGATCACGGTTAGCTTGCCAAGCAACTTCCTCGTTACGACTAGTGATTAATATTTTACCCATGTTATTGGCTTTTGGGAAAGCATCCTGAAGCTCTTTCCATGCCACGGCGGTCCACACATCATCCATGACAATCAAGAACTTTCCTCTCTCCAGATTCTCGACAAGGAGCTCCACTATCTCTTGGTCATTCTTGCGACGAATCTCATCTGTGATCTTCATAAAGTGGCTAAGAATGGAGAGAAACACGTCCCTTTTCCTAAACTCTTGAGAGACATAAACCCATATGCGAGTGGGGAATTCATACTGAATTCTTTGGTCACGAATAATCTTTCCGGCTAATGTCGTCTTGCCAAGTCCCGGCATACCAATAATTGTGATTACATCTAGTTCCTCAGATTCTTCAGTCAAATACTTGATAATAGTATCTGCCTCATCTTCAAATCCCACAATATTTTCTTGCCTGATCAAGGGATcctttgaaaaattcaaaaaccaaCAAGACACAAACGACAAATTCAGAGGTTCTCCGTATGAATAACACAATTAGACAtctaaatgcataaaaataagaATGCTGCAATCTAGTTGCATATTAGGGTCATACGTCAAATGCAAACCATGTACACCTCCCCTGAAGCGACATTATCATTTAAAAGATATTGCAACAGTGATCAAGTTAATTTATTATCCAAAGCGTGAGTTCAaaataaaatactgaataaatgAGAATTGAAATAAGTCAGAAATCTAGATTAGTAGAGGCATCAGAAACGGTTGAACGAAGAAAAAAGGTGGCTTGCGTATAAATTCTGCTAAGGCGAAGGTGTAACCAGTAGAGACACAGACAAAGGAACCATATTATAAGAGAAAAGCCTGGTTCAATACACTCCTCAACTAACCACCAAGAATAGTGTCTGGTATGCAGTACACACCCGCAAACGAGTTGAACAGTTCGAATGGGAAATGAGGCCCTTGATTTGCAAACGACCTCCATACATGTTCCATATCCAATCTCAGCCTTTAACATATATATCTTCCTAAAATAAGGACTTGGTTGTTTTAAAATCCCTTCCATGGTTTTAAATATAGGTAGTCCATATGTGTGTTACATAAATATTAGAAGTTACATGACACCAAAAAGATCATtaacaacaacaaaacaaaacaaaacaaaacaaaacaaacaaaacaaaacaaaacaaaacaactacGTATGTGACAGTATCACAggtaaaaattcaattttattagACGGATATCCGATCTGAACTGTGAAAATGTATTATTCTattatatcaaattttattatggatatGGATCAGATAATTGGTCGTCCATGAAACAGCATCGCATCAGTAAGAACAtgcttttaattggtttttaataataataataataatatatattattaatttaatttaaaagtgTTTGTTTAACTTTTTTTCCAGAAACGTAGCCGCAGAGAATAGAAGACTTTTTGgaggaatttttttaattacctTCTTCTCCATCGGAATCTTATTATCCTCAGAGGCCCCGCCATCGGTGTCCGCGGAAGCAAAGTCGATGAAGTCGTTGCTGTCATATATACTTGTGATCTTTTTTCCGATCTTGTCGAAGTCATTGGCGATTTTGGGTAGGTTAGCGGCAGGATTATTGAAAGCTTTCCGAAGCAAATTCTTCAATTTGCTCTCGGACGCCTCGAGAGCAACACAAGCATCGATGGTGTCTTCGGCTTCGTACACGAGGTCGCGGATTTGTCGCACCAACTCGCGAAGAGCTTCGTCGTCCCTCTTGCGCTTCTTGGTGGAGTCTTCGAGAAAGGCTTTGAAAAATCGGAGATCGTTTTCGAGGCTTTCGAGTTGGCCGGTGGAGTTGAGGATTAAATGTCCGCGATACAATAGCAACTGTTTGAGATTATCGAGCAGGAACTGTACTGCTGCATCCGCCATTGTAATTTAATTTCTGTCTGTGTGGCATTCAATGAATGATCCGAGCAGGAAAGTCAAGATCTTCACGTTGAGATTCCAAAATTTGCGCTAGTGGAGATTCTAAAAACACTGGGCTCACGTCAACTAATCTCATCGTCATACCGTGTTACATGAGTCCTTATGTCGTACTTTTACGTGAATCAGTCcccaataaatatttttctttagtTTTAACTCCCTATTAATGTAATAATACCAAATTATCCTTGAGTATTATTTAAATCCACAATAATACCTTATCTCGGTGCACAATTTACTTCCCTTCATTTCAACGAATAGAGTAGTTAGTGGAACTATTTTTATTTGCTCCATATTTCTTAGT
Proteins encoded:
- the LOC140880088 gene encoding putative late blight resistance protein homolog R1B-12, giving the protein MADAAVQFLLDNLKQLLLYRGHLILNSTGQLESLENDLRFFKAFLEDSTKKRKRDDEALRELVRQIRDLVYEAEDTIDACVALEASESKLKNLLRKAFNNPAANLPKIANDFDKIGKKITSIYDSNDFIDFASADTDGGASEDNKIPMEKKDPLIRQENIVGFEDEADTIIKYLTEESEELDVITIIGMPGLGKTTLAGKIIRDQRIQYEFPTRIWVYVSQEFRKRDVFLSILSHFMKITDEIRRKNDQEIVELLVENLERGKFLIVMDDVWTAVAWKELQDAFPKANNMGKILITSRNEEVAWQANRDREPHKLRSLTPDESWLLLRLEVFGKPEYPPELEVLGKLIVKQCGFLPLAIVVIGGTLVKKALAGDMSARKNAWEKVSERVSKYLNEDPDERMKKIISLSYNKLPYNVRPCFLYLGMFPEDFEIPVKRLTLMWIAEGFIQQKPGISLEGTAQDYLEDLIKRNLVMVDKVSPDGKIKTCRIHDMLRDFCKNEAGNTRENFFQEMKMPTGATFEPSIPEVKNFRRLCIHSNVVSFISAKPSGPRVRSFLCLSKEEITLLPENISTIPVAFKLLRVLEGKSFKFTKFPSDLTNLIHLRYLVLSSNFKVLPDSISKLWNIQTLIVDTTSRALDIKADIWKMIQLRHLKINASTSLLKTSKTNGGEKLQTFGTISPQSCTEDFFDRVRGLKKLGIRGQIDTLLDVKGLEKLDNLDKLKLMNDPFPFPPSERKLSQLPQPYKFPQKLRSLTLSATFLDWSHMATLGKLDTLEVLKLKDNAFVGRSWEAADGGFRHLEFLHVERTDLVVWVASGHHFPRLRCLVLRNCEWLGEIPIGLADSLQKLDLKRVSKSASCSARKIEETIKLKQGAEVSKRNQFKLCIAPGDE